The following are encoded together in the Carettochelys insculpta isolate YL-2023 chromosome 24, ASM3395843v1, whole genome shotgun sequence genome:
- the FNDC5 gene encoding fibronectin type III domain-containing protein 5, translating into MRPRWRMHHFFIDINAALLVYFSYASLFLVEADSPSAPVNVTVKHLKANSAVVTWDVLEDEVVIGFAISQQKKDVRKLRFIQEVNTTTRSCALWDLEEDTEYIVHVQSISIQGQSPASEPVLFKTPREAEKLASKNKDEVMMKEMGKNQQLRAGEILIIVVVLFMWAGVIALFCRQYDIIKDNEPNNNKEKAKSASENSTPEHQSGGLLRSKFPKNKPSVNIIEA; encoded by the exons ATGCGCCCGCGCTGGAGGATGCATCACTTCTTCATCGACATCAACGCAGCGCTGCTGGTCTATTTCAGCTATGCCAGCCTGTTCCTCGTGGAGGCAG ACAGCCCGTCCGCTCCAGTGAATGTCACAGTCAAACATCTGAAGGCCAATTCAGCTGTTGTGACGTGGGATGTTCTAGAGGATGAAGTTGTTATTGGTTTTGCAATCTCCCAGCAG AAGAAGGATGTGCGGAAGCTGCGTTTCATCCAAGAGGTGAACACCACCACCCGCTCGTGCGCCCTCTGGGACCTGGAGGAGGACACAGAGTACATTGTGCACGTCCAGTCCATCAGCATCCAGGGCCAGAGTCCGGCCAGCGAACCTGTCCTCTTCAAGACCCCCAGGGAAGCGGAGAAGCTGGCCTCAAAAAATAAAG ACGAGGTGATGATGAAGGAGATGGGGAAGAACCAGCAGCTGCGAGCTGGTGAAATTCTCATCATTGTCGTGGTGTTATTCATGTGGGCAG GAGTGATCGCCCTGTTTTGCAGGCAGTACGACATCATCAAAGATAATGAACCAAATAACAACAAGGAGAAAGCCAAGAGTGCGTCTGAGAACAGCACTCCTGAGCACCAGAGCGGAGGGCTCCTGCGCAGCAAG TTTCCAAAAAACAAGCCCTCCGTGAATATCATCGAAGCATGA